The stretch of DNA ACCTCTTGGGGCTGAAAGAGGACATTGAGCTGTAAAGGAGGGAAGCTCCTGCAGGTCCTTGAGCCTTTGGATCACCCTAaacccccctgccaaggccCTTCCTCCCATCATTCCCCATGAAGCCAAGAAGCCAAGAGGGGAAGGCAGTCTGGGCTGAAGGGTTCACGTACAGTGCTTGCTCTTCCTGTTCTCCAGGCAGTCTCTGCTCTCCTTGCTGAGTTTTCGGGGCCGTCCCCGTTTCCGCTTGCCATGTTTGCTGTCCCCTTTTTTGCTGCCTGGAAAGTGGTCTGTGCACACAGAGAGGGGCACACGTCAGGCTGGGcagcaagtgctgggctgcagccccctccctgtcctcccaGGGACCAGGAGCACCCTCTTTTCAGGCCCAGGTACCAGGGAAATATCCCCTGAGAGCAAGGTCACCCCATTCCCTCCAGCCTCATCCCACCCTCATCCCCGACACTATGCTTAGGACAGAACCCTACTGCTTCCTAGAATTCCTGGTGTTCCCAGTGTCATCACCAGCTGGGATCAATACCAAACACTGACTTCTGGGCCCAGGTTCCCGGGCTGCAGTCTTCACCCATCTGCCACcacccagcccttcccaccAGGATCACCAGTGCCCTGGTGATCACCCTGCTCAACGGAGAGAAACAGAAGCAGAGCACTCAGGGAAACAGGCCTTTCCCTCCTTCTCACTGTGAGGATGGCTGTTCAGGTGTCGTCCCTAAATCACTGCCAGGTAGGAAGTGCTCAACTGCCCAGGAGCCAgccctcccctcccagctcccgTCTGGAAGGAAGCAGCTCACCATCAGGGAAGAGCTTTGATTCTGCAGGGTCGAGGTCAAGGTCACTTCCACCGGAGTCCTGAGAGTTGGGGCTGTGGGACATCACAGGCCCTGAGAGGCAAAGGATCAGGGTTCAGACCTCTGAGCATCATCTGGAGGCTTTTCCCCCTGGTTCCCACCCTTCCCCTGCCACCAGACTGCCACGAGACCCAAACCCTCCCTTGTCAAAACACTGACCTGAGACATCAGAGCTGCCTGGGGACATGGAACCCGGCAAGTAGGTGAAGTCTGTGAAAGGGTTTGTGGGCTTTAAGTCCTCCAGGGAGTCCTTGGCACAGGGACTTCCCAGCTCTGGAAGgggcagagaaaggaagaaggggTTAGCCTTGCTGCCATCAGTATGTGATCCCTGGGGAAAAGGCTTGGCCAGGGCCCCTCTCTTACCCAGCTGGCTGGAGTTCAGGAAGGTCTGGGAAGTCGCATCCTCTTTTTCTAGCAAATCAATGATCCAGTTCAGCTCATCAGAGGCTACGGGGTGAAGGACTGGGGTTAGCAATGCCTGTTCCATATGAAGGGGAACAGTGCATActgggagctgagcccagccatGCTTGCACTCTGGTCTGCGCCCCCACACCCCCCCCACGCAgcctctgcagtgcccaggaaGCACTAGCCTCCTGGGCTAGGGGAGGGCTCTCAAACTCATTCTTCAAGCTGCTGGGCCTGCAGATGAAGGAGACCCTGCTGCACTCACTGATCTCATGCAGGCGGTCGTAGAGCTCATCCCCCAGGGGCCCAAAGATGAGGCGCATCTGGtccctgctgcagtggcacagcGTGTGCCCGTCCATGTTGCAGCAGGAGAAGTCGATGGAGCTGGCGTCGTACTTGTTCTTCTCCACGTGGTAGCTGATCCACTCCAGCACCTGCACCTTGGTCCAGAAGTACGGGAGCTCACTGAACCACTGGGGCTTGTCTGCaagggatggagagcagggctcagagcagggtgGCCGTGCCAGCACCATGTGCCTCGTGTGGGCTGCCCGTGGCCACTGGACACCTGATGTGGTCCAGTGGCGATCCTGTGGGACACACAGGTCCTGCACTTGAAGAGCTATGGACTAAAGGGTCCTTagtgccctgccctgcagaccCCACACTTCTCCCACCGCTGGTTTCGATGCCATTTGTCCCGTTTGTGCTGTGAtccaccctgctctgctggtgTGTTTCTCATGGTGCCTCCCTGAGCACCGCCACATAAGCCCCCATCACCAGGATTGTACTTCCAAACTGCTCCTGgtgagccctggcagcctgtcCCCTATGCTCTGCTGTGGGAGGAGGACAATGATTCCCCCATCTCCTCTATAAATCAGatgtgctcccagcagccatACCTTGTGCCACCCACGGTGTCCtcccacagcctttccctggggaaactgaggcatggtGGAAGCTGCTGACCTGTCCCAGTGGGACAAGGACCTTGCAGTGCTCTTCCCAGCCAGCGGCACTGCCTCACAACTGCCCCTTgtgccagctcccagtgccaccactgccactgccctgctcctacctgtgctctgtgctgggggctggctGGCCGGGAGGCCAAGCCCCAGGCTGCTGTCATCCCCAAACTGTCCCAGCATGTCCAAGGCTGGCTGCACCTCATCGGGCTGGTACATGGCGCTGATGTAGTTAGAGAAGATGTTGCTGATCTCACAAGATCCTGCCATGGAGCTCTGTGCCGAGAGATGACAGTGAGCCCAGgcccccagcacctgcagcaccccGGAGTCAGGCCGGGCGAGGTCGGGCTGTCTCTCCCTCCACCCATCATCACCTCTCAGGTCGCTTCTGCAGAAATATGCGCCCAGCAcctgctggctggggctggggcctGACTCACCAGCTGCTCGGGGCCAGCACAGAGGGAGGCTGAGCCGGAGCGAGCTGGGGATGTGGCGTCACTCTGCCTGTcggcagccctgtccccagcagcctggcctcgccctgctgccagccagtAAGAGGTGACAGCAAGAAGGTGGCTGGCAGAGAACAGTGACCACAGCCCCTCCGTGGGTGGGGGGTTTGGGCACTCGGCCACTCCTGAGCCCCGTGGCCCAGCCGGCTGCCCCGCTGCCCACggctgtgccacagctccagTCCTCTCCACCGGTCGCAACGAGCACATCCCAATCAccgcagccaggaggggaccgagcccctgcccagccctcacAAAAAGCCAAATCGTGCTGTCCATTACCAAGcctgggggctggaggggagctgCTGTCCCGCTGGCCCCCGCAGGGCCATCAGCTGTGGTGGGAGAGCGAAGGTGGAGCGAGAAAAGGCCAGAGCGCATCCCCCGCTGAGAGCCAAGGTGCACGGGGAGAGAGCAAAGCAGCTGTCCTGGGCTCGGGGACGTCAACAGGCCTCGGCAAAAAAGCTTTGGTACCTTCTGTGGTGGCAACTCCAGCAGCGGCGGGTAATCCAGAGAGGAGCAAAGGGAGACGGAGCCCGGGCTGGCCACTAGCCACTGTTCATGGGCCCCGGGAGGCTGGTGCCGATGGGCAAGCCCTGCCCGTGCCTCTGCTTTTATAGCTTGGGCGGCGTAACAATCTGGCAGCCCGAggggaattccagccccaaacGTTCATGCTCCCAGATCCAGGTGATTTGCATAATATGAACCACCGGGTCCCAGCCCTGCGCTGCCTTGCCGGGAAATCTGGGCTGGCCAGTTTAATCATTGTCAGAGCCCGTGCCCCACCGGTGCCCAGAGTTTCACCCGCACTGGCTTCACGGGCTGTTTTCTTACCCAGCTCGTGTTTGTTTGCTCACAGCAGCAGGTtcactcagctcctgcagccaaaaCCACCCgtggggatggggtcagggtGGGCCCTGGGGCCTATGGATCCCTACGGGGGGTTTGCCTGGGCAATGGAGCCAGGACATTGCCCCGGGCACACACCTGGCCAGGtgggcagcccagccctgggagtcAGCAGGTGCACGTGTGGGTGCCCTGGCCGTGCCTTGGTGGCACAggcacagatttcccagagcaggaagAGGGTCTCAGTGACCAAGCAGGACAGGTGCTGGGGACGGGGCacgtgctgggagcagggctcaggtggggacaggtggTCTTCGTGGGGGTACAGCAGAAACCAGGCGAGTGCCTGAGAATTGCTGCTCTGTCAGTCAGAATGGGTCGATTTTTGCCTGGGGGAGGTCTGGgacaggctgcagagctgtgacagcCATGTCACACGCACCTGGCACCTGCAGGCATGCACGCTCACCAGGGACGTGCCAAGGGACAAGGCAGGGTCGTGGGATGCATTTGGGAAAGTACCTTTGGTGGCTCTTGCCTCTCTGGCCTTGGGCAGGGGTACCTGGGACCCTTTGAGGTTTATTCCTGTTGGGTTTAGCCCTGGGCTGGCAAGGGAGCACCGGGCCAGTCCCAGCCAAAGCTGGGGCACCCCTCTGCCTGGTCCTGGTTCTTTGCCAAGCCAGCCACATCCACACTGTGTGCAGACTGAGGCAGTCCTGGgcacctgggagcagagcagaccCTGGCATCACACAGCTGCCTCCTTGTCACTTCAGGGTCCTTATCACTCCAAACCTGGCAGCAAACCATCtcctgtgacactgtgacatgGATACTCCAGCTTGGCACATGGACCAGCAAGGGCAGGGTGGCCCATGTCCTGTCCCCCGTGTCACATCCCCCAGgccctggggcaggcagggccagtgtggcagccaggaggcagcaggtCTCACCAGCTGATCGCCCACCCCAGCTCCATTCCTCCTCAGCACACTCACGagtgctgggtgctgccaggCCCTTCTGtttcctgggcacagcatccCACAGGGACAtcccctggcagggagcagccccgtCCGTCACTGCCACAGGGCAAGCCAGGGCCACCAGgggaagcagctccagagcctggcCACGCAcgcagccagggatggagcccAGGGCTCCCCCGTGGGAGCTGGCTGCCCACTGGGCAAGGCTGCCAGTGCGTGTGGTTGgaaagctgctcctggggaaggtTTTTCCAGCCACCACTGCACTGcaggtgtccctggagcagggtgGGACGAGCCAAAATTTCTCCATCCCCTGGGCCACCAGCCAAGGGGTGATGAGGTGGCCCTGTGGCGTTTGGGAATCTCCTGCCCGAGCCGTGCACAGCCCAcccacccacagctctgcccatgcCAGGGAACCCGAggctgcctggcagggctgtaTGGCACAGACCACCCTGAGCACGCCCTGTCCAGGTGTCCCTTACCTGCAGACTGGCCTCAGGGAGGACCACAGCCAGTCCACgtgcccaggcagtgccaccaTGGCAGAGGGGCTCCCGGGGGTGACACCCTCATCCTCCAGTGTCCTCCTGTGACTCTGCctgccccttccttcccctgcctttGGGAATCAGGAGGCCAGTGCAGGAGCTATCCTCCCCAACCCCCTGCAGGCACCCTCCAGctttcctgcctgcaggaatGCCCTTCCTGCCCCTTTGTCCACTGAGGTGCCACAGCCTGGGCCCTGTAATGGGCCCTGGGGGGATCACCAGGGGCAGCACTCCCCGGAGATGCTGAAACACTGTGCTGGGAGCTTGGGAGGGCATAAGCCTCTCCTCGGGTGTCCCCATGGCCTCCCTAAAGCCCTGGGGCACACCAAGGTGCAGAATGGTGCCCATGGGACCCTCCCCTGCCCAGAAGCAGCCACAGCCTTGGTGGGCTCAGAGCAATTCCTCCTTCAGCCTGAGGATGGGTGGCACGGGGCTGCCAGCATCTCAttgccacagctcccagggctgtgtccctgctgtccccttgCTGCTGGCCCAGTGCACCTTTAGGCACGTGGGGTGCATGGCACAGGTCGCTGCCAGCCAGGCTTGGCAtgctgcagaagaaagagaTGGCCACGAGTGTGACATGGTGCCGTGATGACTGGCAAGAAAAAGTGTCTGTGGTGCCACGAGTGGCTGAGGCACCgggtgggagcaggagccaTGTCACCTGCCCTGCCAGGTGAGTTGGGCCCGTGACACCCCACGTTTGTAACCCAAGGCTGCCACTCTCCCTGGCAGCACCATGGAGGCTCAGGCCGAGGTGACAGCCGTGTCATAGTCTGAAGGTgacacagggctgggacacctctgggcactgccagcccccagAGACACCTCAGAGCTGGCCTGGCACTGCGGGACCAGCACCGCAGGCACGTTTGAAACCCGGGCTGTGGCCCCAGGGCCTCAGGGCAGGGGGtgcccaggcaggggcagggggagcgggAGGGAGGGACCGCGTCCGGGGCAGTGCGGGCAcagcccggggctggcagctcccgcTGCGCCGCTCGCTCTGACCACTTCAACAGCGCTggctggggaaagggagaatGGAAGCTGCAAGAGCTGAGCCCGGCCCCGAGGGGCTGCAGGTACAGGTCCCCCTCCCCACCGCTGGCTGCCCAGCGTCGTTGGGTTCCGGCATCGGTCACCTCGCGGGGCTCAGCGGGCACCGCACGGTGACACCGTGTCACACATCCCCCCACCGCGACGCCCCGCACCGGCAGGGCCCTGCCGGCGCCACCTCCCAGCATCTGCCCCAAAATCTCCTacctgcaggaccctgcactcCCCCAGCATCCCCCCATCCCGCAGGACACTGCACTGCACCCCAGCATCTCCCGCACCCCCGGCAGGACCCCCGGCCCCCCAAGCATCTCCCCATCTCCGGCAGGACCCCCGGCCCCCCAAATACCTCTTCCACCCCCGGCAGGACCCCCGGCCCCCCAAGCATCTCCCCCACCCCGGCAGGACCCCCGGCCCCCAAGCATCTCCCCCACCCCCGGCAGGACCCCCGGCCCCCCAAGCATCTCCCCCACCCCCGGCAGGACCCCCGGCCCCCAAGCATCTCCCCCAccccgcccccgccccgtgTCTCCTCCCCGCTCGGGGCGCGCGGTGGCGCAGCCAGCGCTGCCCCCTGCCGGCGGCCCCGCGCCACTgcacccttcccttcccttcccttccttcccttcccttcccttcccttccttcccttcccttccttcccttcccttccttcccttcccttcccttcccttccttcccttcccttcccttcccttcccttcccttcccttcccttccttcccttcccttcccttcccttcccttcccttcccttcccttcccttcccttcccttcccttcccttcccttcccttcccttcccttcccttcccttcccttcccttcccttcccttcccttcccttcccttcccttcccttcccccagtGCCAGGGTCCTGCCCCTCAGGCCTGCGGACACCTCGCTGTGGGCATCGATGTGGTGCTGCAGGCTCAGCAGCTCAGATGCTCTGAGTCCTCCAGGGGTTGGCACTGCCTGGTGggcaccctcctcctcctcaccaggAGAGGGGCAGCCCCTCAGCCCCTTCCACCACCTCAGCCCCTGAATCTGCCCCCATTAAGATCAGTCCTGCCCCATCTGCCTGGGGACCTGCTGCCTACGGGGGTCCAGGTCACCTGAGGGTGATGGAAATGTTAgtttggaaaaggcctctgagatcatcaagtccagccactcccccagctctgccgtGTTCACCtctaacccatgtccccaagtgccacatccacacatcttttgaacacttccagcgatggtgaccccaccactgccctgggctctctgtgccaaggcctgaccacccttttGGTGCAGGAATTTCCCCCAAAAGCCAACCTGAACATCCCCTGGAACAACTTGAgactgtttcctcttgtccaaTCTTCTCCCAGCCAACAggattacagaatcacagaatggtttggggtggaagggacctttaaggGCCACCACATCTAATCCCCTGTCATGGGGAGGGGCACTTTCCACTCCATCCAGAAGGGATGCAGCCACAGTCCCCCTCCCCATCTATCCCCCAGCCCCCGGGCCAGGCTCATGGGAACAGGAAGGGATGGGAggctcctggctgtgcccttTCCCTCCTCAAAGCCACCTCTGTGCTCCGTCCCTTCATGTcaagaacattttatttgcaaagaCAAAAAGGCAAGAAACAAACAGCCATTGAAAAACGTACAGCAGGAGAGCACAATAACTTACACTATTTACAGGAACACACCAAGGTAGAAAACACACGCACACACCTCATGCTCTGACAAACCCAGCCCGGGGCCGGGCTGCACAACCCCCACAGAGGCAACAGCAgcctccagagcagctggcCTCTGGAAAAAGCTCCGAGTGTGAAAGGCATCTGCTGTTGTGCTCCTTGTGCAGAAAGGAGAGATGGAGCAGGGGACACAGTGCTGCAGTGcccctgcaggaggagcagtTGTAGGaaccagggcagagctgtgctgggtgagGGGACaagccctggggcaggaggaaggtgcagggctgtgctttcCTGGGAGCTGGGTCTGTCCCAGTCACAGCTGGAGCACCATGCAgcacctggaggggctgggggtcctCGTCCCTTCCCAGAAGGGTGAGGGGGGCTCAGAAGGACGTGCGGCCTGCAGGAGACAGGGAAGCTCCAGGGAGCCTGTGGAAAGCAAGCTGGAACCCTGTGCTTGGCAGGGATCGTACCTGGACTCTCTGCAGTGTGGGGCACGGGCAGGACTGGtgtggggcactgggagagcaCCGTGGGAAGCAGGCACTGGGTTTGCAGCACCAAGGCAGGAGGCAGCAACTGagaccccagagcagctgtgctcagAGGTGGTGGGGAGGGACATCACACCTGGGGGGGACAGGATGGGACCCCAGAGCTCCCATTCCTCGCAGCtggccagcccagcctgtgtcATCAGAGCTGTAGgtgacagggaggggacactgcTCAGGAGGGCTCACAGTGGTTTGGGGATCCAGTGCTTTTAGGCTCCTGACTCTGATCCACCCCTGTTGTGCAAAGCTCAGCTCTggggcagccctgctccctccacagaggctggagctgtgtgctgggggTGAGGAGACCCCCAGAGCAAGAGTTAGGCCCTGGGGGAAGAAGCATAACCCAGCAACTTGAGGAAGGAGTGCAGGCATGATCACACCCTTGTCACAAATCGAGGTGCCCAAGGGCAGAGAAGAATCGAGGTGCCCAAGGGCAGGTGTGTGGTACAAAGGCAGCTCCAAAGTGCCCCTGCCCTGGAGGGGCTCCCAGAGGGGCTCTGAGACCACCAGAGGGACTTCAGTTGTGCAGCCAGGCCAGTGCACAGGGATGGAACAGCTCACCCACAGGCAAAGAGCCTTCATCCcagtcctcctcctcctcctgtctcAGCCCATGGCCCCCATGGGAGCTCTGGAGGGCCAGGGTCCAAGGGGCCACCCCTCCTAGACCCACCTGCGTGTGGGACCTTGTGCTTTAGTGTTTGGGAGGAGCTGCACCCCAAACTGGCCGTGTGGCTCCCcaagccctgtgccagggcagctgccagcCTGAGCTGGGGGCTCCAGAGCCCCCCTTGTTTCTGTTCAGTGCCTGGCACTGACACAACTACGTTTTTTGGGAGTGAGAAACCAAACATCACACACCAGAATCAGCTTCTCACACACCATCCCCAGCTTGGGCAGAGGCTTTTACAGCACCAaggccctgctgccctgcagctgcagctggctctggaCAGTGGTGGCTGGAACCAGCCCATTCCAGCAATGTGCTTTGCACAGACATTTCCCAGTCGAGAGCTTCATCACAACCACAGAGAATATCTGTGAGAGCTGAGGGAGAAAtttgggctgagctgagccttTCAGAGCCCCCTTTCCACTCTACCTTGGGACCACATGGGAGCCACACCCAGGCTGCCAATCAACCCAATCACCAATGGCAACACCACAGATCCCCACACCAGGAATCCCACGAGAAGTGGGAGCAAAATCTCGGTGTTGCAACTGCTCTGGGGCATCCCACTGCAAaggtgggagctggcagggcagggactccagccctgctgccctgcccaggaggaggcagggacGGGAACACAGGGGGTGGCTCAGACATGCAGCAAGGTGGGAGTGAGGCCACGTGTCCCCAGGATGAATTCAAGTGTCAAAACCATAACAATAAGAataattaagaggaaaaaaaaaagtgttacaCCACAAActccccaccccatccccaaTAGAAAACCCAATGACGACAGCACCCAGCTTGCACCGTGAGGTAGCTAAACCAGACCAACACCCAAGAAATGCTCTTTTGCATGAGAAACATCGACCCACACAGGTACTGAgacctacacacacacacacacacacacacagagctatGGGATCACAGTCACCCCTGGCCTGgttccagccaggacagagttcatttttgcagtagccaggagGGGACATGGCCAGAGCCCAGAGGTTCTTTTAGACCACCTCACATCAttgctgggcagggggaagggagtCTCTTCCAGGGAGAAGGGATCTTTCCAATCAGGGTAGCTTGCACTGCGGTTAGCATTTGCATGTGAATTGCTCTCTTTTGTacacttttgttattaatattgttgctgttaatTGCTCTTATCTCACTGCTGTTTCCAGTCAATTGTTCCTATCTCTAcctgtgatttttttacctttgtGCCTCCAGTTCTCCTCTCCATTCCAccacagggaaggaaggaggtgGGGGTTGTGGCAGTGCACAGTTTTAGTGGGAGCACTAAAT from Vidua chalybeata isolate OUT-0048 chromosome 24, bVidCha1 merged haplotype, whole genome shotgun sequence encodes:
- the ELF3 gene encoding ETS-related transcription factor Elf-3, which gives rise to MAGSCEISNIFSNYISAMYQPDEVQPALDMLGQFGDDSSLGLGLPASQPPAQSTDKPQWFSELPYFWTKVQVLEWISYHVEKNKYDASSIDFSCCNMDGHTLCHCSRDQMRLIFGPLGDELYDRLHEITSDELNWIIDLLEKEDATSQTFLNSSQLELGSPCAKDSLEDLKPTNPFTDFTYLPGSMSPGSSDVSGPVMSHSPNSQDSGGSDLDLDPAESKLFPDDHFPGSKKGDSKHGKRKRGRPRKLSKESRDCLENRKSKHSPRGTHLWEFIRDILIHPELNEGLMKWEDRREGVFKFLRSEAVAQLWGQKKKNSSMTYEKLSRAMRYYYKREILERVDGRRLVYKFGKNSSGWKEEEVLNRNKEL